The nucleotide sequence GGATATTGGGATTTTCCGACTCTCCAAATCCCAGCAGGTCTGGTGCCAGGCAATGATAGTCTGAACTCAACGACTCAATCACAGGCATCCACTGGCTGCTGTCCTGCCAGGAACCATGCAAAAATACCAGAGGGGCACCCTGACCCACTTCACGCCAGAAGATCAACCCTTGAGATAGCCTGATACGGGAATTTCGGACTGGTAGAGCCATCCTGATTAAGCTATCCATGCCTGTACCTTACTCGCATTAAACATCCAGCAACGCCTTTACCTGCCAGCTCCAGTCTGGGTGGGCCTAAGCCAGCGTGGTCAATCCTTTGAAATAGTCCTGCAACTGGCGATCGTGATCGTGGGAAAGGGTGCCCATCGGGAGCGAACCGGGAGGAAATGCCTGAACATCGGTGACTTCCATTGGATCCTGAATCTGCATTTCACCGTGAGCCTCTACCTCGATTACCACACAGATCGAATGAATCCGTGGATCTCGCTCTGGGGAAGAATAGACACCGACCAGACGGCGGATACTGGACAGTTGCAGTCCGGTTTCTTCCGCCAGCTCCCGCTCAACTGTTGTTGGGATATCTTCCCCCCAATTGACCATTCCGCCGGGCAGCCCCCATAATCCGTTGTCACGTCGTCGAATCAGAACAATCCGACCATCCGGCAAAATCGGAATAATGCTGGTACCCATGACCGGATGACGGAACAGAATACCCAGGACTGTTTGTGTAAAGTGCCACCACCAGCGCATAGGCTAAAGCTATTGAGTGGAAACTCCTGTCAACTGCCGCTGCAAGTGAACAGGCTTACCAGACCCTGAGAGGCGGGTGCAATTTTGCAGTGCCTCAGGCAAGATCAGCCAGGATTGCTTCGGCGTGGTTGTCTGGTTTGACCTTGGTATAAATCTTCTCAATCGTACCATCAGAACCAATGACAAATGTGTTGCGGCTGATGCCCATGTATTCTTTCCCCATGAATTTTTTTAGCCCGTAGCTGTCATAGGTAGCCGCTACTTTGCCCCCTTCATCAATTAGTAACGGAAACGGTAAATCATACTTGGTGGCAAATTTCTCGTGGGATCTGGCATCGTCCGTACTAACACCTAAAACCACGATGTCCTTTCCTTCAAACTCCGGGTAAAAATCACGGAAGTTGCAGGCTTCTTTGGTACAACCGGGGGTGTTGTCCCGGGGATAGAAGTAAAGCACAACCCGTTTACCTTTCAGGTCAGACAGGTTTACGATGTTGCCTTTAGCATCCGGCAGACTGAAATCAGGAGCGCGATCGCCAACTTTAAGAGCCATAAGTACAAGGATGAGGGATGAAGGATGGTTCAAATCCATCCAGGACTGAACAGGAAATCTTGAAGAGACTCCCATCTGATAGGGTAAAGGTTTCTTAACATACTGTCCAGGTCACAAGATCCCTTTAGAACTGGGGATGGACTGGGCGCGGCGGGGATCGATTTCGACGGCCATGCGGAGCGATCGGGCAAATGCCTTGAAGGTAGCTTCAATGATGTGATGGGAGTTGATGCCATCTAGCTGGCGAAGGTGGAGGGTCATCTGAGCGTGATTCACTATGGCGACAAAAAACTCTCGCACCAGTTGGGTATCGTAGGTGCCCACCCGTTCCGTTGGAATGGTCAACCCATAGGTGAGATGGGGGCGACCGGAGAAGTCAAGCGCTACCTGAATTAAGGCTTCGTCCAGGGGAGCGACGAAGTGACCAAATCGGACAATCCCCTTGCGATCGCCCAGTGCTTGCCCCAACGCCATTCCCAAGGTAATTCCGACATCTTCATTGGTGTGATGATCATCAATTTCGTAATCCCCCTGGGCCTGCACATCCAGGTCAATCAACCCGTGGGAAGCAATCTGATGCAGCATGTGATCGAGAAAGGGAACGCCTGTCTTCGCCATACATTGCCCAGTTCCGTCTAAATTCAGGCTCACATGAACATTGGTTTCTCCGGTTTTGCGGCTAACGGAGGCGGTTCGGGCAGGCAGCACCAGGGTTTGAGGCCGGTTGAGGCGGTGCTCTGAAGACTCGGCTGGCGACTTGGAGCGGGCTTCGCTGGTTTGCATGGCATCTATTGGTGTTTCTCAATTGAGCAATGTACAGGAATGTAAGGTACATATCAAACACGTCGTCTCTCTTATTATCCCGGTATTGTGCCTGAACTGGTGGAAAATCATCCGGTATTTTCTGGCACTGGCTCAACCAAAACGACAATGGCACATAGTCAGGAATCCCTCTGAAAGCATAGAAGGAGGTAAAAATTAAATGCTGCGATTACCACCTTTGAAAGATGGAAAAATAAACGCCGGTCTTTAATCTAAAAGTATGGTTGGCAACTCAATCATGTCCAACTCCATACAAAATTTTCTGACAAACGGAGCAAAGCAATGAGTTTAGAAGAAAGAGCAAAAGCAACCGCCAAGAATGTTGAAGGGAAAGTTCAGGAAGCGATCGGAAATATAACTGGCGATCCCAAAGATCAAATTGAAGGAAAATTGAAACAGGCTGAAGCCTCTGCCCGTCATGGCAAAGAGGATATCAAAGACGATGTTCAGCGGAACATTGACAGAGCATAATCATCATCTCTCCTAATTTTTTTCAGCCCCTTTTCTGTATTCAGAAGAGGGGTTTTGTTTGGGATCATTTCAATAGAGTTGAGAGGTTGTTTGAATCCTTTCTCACAAAGCTGCTTCCGCTCTAACGGATTCCAGGACAAATGGAACCGACGTAAGGGGCTCCAGATCTCCAACTTTTCTAAGAAGTTGGAGATCTGACTCAGCGATCGCAATTCAATTCAGAACAGCGATCAAACCCGAATGGATTGTTTTGATCACCGTTTTTTTAGTAGGATGCTGTTCAACGATTTAAACCTGCATCCTGAAACCCCCAACCTGAACTAGCAACCTTAAACCCGTGACTCAACGTTCTGACAGTTCTCATATAAAAACGTCTGTTGGTTCCTCAGAGAGTTCCTCAGAGGATTCAGCCCTGTGGTCTGGTCTACTGCAACAATTATTGGATCGCCAATCCCTTTCCCAGGAGCAGGCATCAGACCTGATGCAGGGCTGGTTGAGCGAAAGGGTGCCGCTCGTCCTTTCAGGAGCTATCCTGGCGGCACTTCAGGCAAAGGGGGTATCGGCCAATGAGCTGGCAGGGATGGCGCGAGTTTTGCAGGCACAGGCGGCTGCCCTGCCCACCCCCCACACGCCGCCCCCCACGCCTTTAATTGACACCTGCGGGACAGGCGGTGATGGGGCTGGAACGTTTAATATTTCAACGGCAGTTGCTTTTGTTGCCGCTGCTGCTGGAATTCCTGTTGCCAAGCACGGAAATCGCTCTGCTTCCAGTCGAGTAGGGTCTGCGGACGTGCTGGAGGCACTGGGCGTTAACTTATCGGCTCCTCCCGAAAAGATTCAGGCAGCAGTTCAGACAGTTGGCATTACATTTTTGTTTGCACCGGGC is from Leptothermofonsia sichuanensis E412 and encodes:
- a CDS encoding NUDIX hydrolase; amino-acid sequence: MRWWWHFTQTVLGILFRHPVMGTSIIPILPDGRIVLIRRRDNGLWGLPGGMVNWGEDIPTTVERELAEETGLQLSSIRRLVGVYSSPERDPRIHSICVVIEVEAHGEMQIQDPMEVTDVQAFPPGSLPMGTLSHDHDRQLQDYFKGLTTLA
- the bcp gene encoding thioredoxin-dependent thiol peroxidase, whose translation is MALKVGDRAPDFSLPDAKGNIVNLSDLKGKRVVLYFYPRDNTPGCTKEACNFRDFYPEFEGKDIVVLGVSTDDARSHEKFATKYDLPFPLLIDEGGKVAATYDSYGLKKFMGKEYMGISRNTFVIGSDGTIEKIYTKVKPDNHAEAILADLA
- the hisB gene encoding imidazoleglycerol-phosphate dehydratase HisB, giving the protein MQTSEARSKSPAESSEHRLNRPQTLVLPARTASVSRKTGETNVHVSLNLDGTGQCMAKTGVPFLDHMLHQIASHGLIDLDVQAQGDYEIDDHHTNEDVGITLGMALGQALGDRKGIVRFGHFVAPLDEALIQVALDFSGRPHLTYGLTIPTERVGTYDTQLVREFFVAIVNHAQMTLHLRQLDGINSHHIIEATFKAFARSLRMAVEIDPRRAQSIPSSKGIL
- a CDS encoding CsbD family protein codes for the protein MSLEERAKATAKNVEGKVQEAIGNITGDPKDQIEGKLKQAEASARHGKEDIKDDVQRNIDRA